The proteins below come from a single Mycolicibacterium sp. TY81 genomic window:
- the sigC gene encoding RNA polymerase sigma factor SigC, translated as MNSRGDDDEVTRLALAAGRGDRAALEQFIKATQRDVWRTVAYLDEPGSADDLTQETYLRALGSLPRFRGRSTARTWLLSIARRVVVDHIRRKQCRPRSSAAIEPETVIDMHQPTARFEDIVEIRMLLDGVDADRREALLLTQVLGLSYAEAAEICGCPVGTIRSRVARARDDLLRAGNQDQSAG; from the coding sequence GTGAACAGCCGCGGCGACGACGACGAGGTGACCCGCCTCGCATTGGCGGCCGGCCGGGGCGATCGCGCCGCATTGGAGCAGTTCATCAAGGCTACCCAGCGCGATGTCTGGCGCACTGTCGCCTACCTCGACGAGCCCGGCAGCGCCGACGATCTGACGCAGGAGACCTACCTGCGCGCCCTCGGCTCGCTGCCCCGGTTCCGCGGCCGGTCGACGGCCCGCACCTGGCTGTTGTCGATCGCGCGCCGCGTCGTCGTCGACCACATCCGGCGCAAGCAGTGCCGGCCGCGCAGCAGCGCCGCCATCGAGCCCGAGACCGTCATCGACATGCACCAGCCGACCGCCCGGTTCGAGGACATCGTCGAAATCCGCATGCTGCTCGACGGCGTCGACGCCGACCGCCGGGAAGCGCTGCTGCTGACCCAGGTGCTGGGCCTGTCCTACGCCGAGGCCGCCGAAATCTGTGGCTGCCCCGTCGGCACCATCCGCTCCCGGGTCGCCCGGGCCCGCGACGATCTGCTGCGGGCGGGGAATCAGGACCAGAGCGCGGGCTGA
- a CDS encoding heavy metal translocating P-type ATPase, with protein sequence MMTASTAVGSAVDAAAAADDSAAARRVQLDVTGMTCGACSARVERTLNKMPGVRASVNFGTRVATVDALPEIADSELCDAIRKAGYDAEPRSGVIAGDRDDEDLSHAHYLLRRLLVAAVLFVPLADLSVMFAVVPSTRFTGWQWVLTALALPVVTWAAWPFHRVALRNARNRAVSMETLISVGVSAATVWSLYTVFFGHHATEATGIWQALVGSDAIYFEVAAGVTVFVLAGRYFEARAKSKAGSALRALAALSAKNVTVLLADGTEMVIPAEELAEQQKFVVRPGQTIAADGLVVEGSAAVDTSVMTGEAKPVRATPGSSVIGGTIVLDGRLIVEAAAVGADTQFAGMVRLVEEAQAQKAESQRLADRIASVFVPCVFAIAALTALGWALAGAGPDKVYASALAVLVIACPCALGLATPTAMMVASGRGAQLGIFLKGHRSLEAIRAVDTVVFDKTGTLTTGHLAVTAVTAADGWESDDVLALAAAVESASEHAVAVAITTSAPEHAEVVDFQAVPGRGVVGTVGEREVRIGKPAWAAGRAAVPAALAEARRGAESRGETVVFVAVDDELCGAIAVADAVRESAAGAIAALHERGLKTILLTGDNPAAAAAVGAAVGIDDVIADVLPDGKVDVIQQLRDRGRMVAMVGDGINDGPALACSDLGLAIGRGTDVAIGAADIILVRDSLDSVPQALDLAKATMRTIQLNLVWAFGYNIAAIPVAAAGLLNPLIAGAAMAFSSFFVVSNSLRLRNFK encoded by the coding sequence ATGATGACGGCCAGCACAGCGGTCGGCAGCGCGGTCGACGCTGCCGCAGCTGCCGACGACAGTGCGGCCGCGCGCCGGGTGCAGCTCGACGTGACCGGCATGACGTGCGGCGCCTGCTCCGCGCGAGTCGAGCGGACGCTCAACAAGATGCCGGGTGTCCGCGCCTCGGTGAACTTCGGCACCCGCGTGGCCACGGTCGACGCCCTTCCCGAGATCGCCGATTCCGAGCTGTGCGACGCGATCCGCAAGGCCGGTTACGACGCCGAGCCCCGCTCCGGCGTGATCGCCGGCGACCGCGACGACGAGGATCTGTCGCACGCCCACTACCTGCTGCGCCGCCTGCTGGTGGCCGCGGTGCTGTTCGTTCCGCTCGCCGATCTGTCGGTGATGTTCGCCGTCGTCCCCAGCACCCGTTTCACCGGTTGGCAGTGGGTGCTCACGGCGCTGGCGCTGCCGGTCGTGACGTGGGCCGCCTGGCCGTTCCACCGCGTCGCGTTGCGCAATGCCCGCAATCGTGCGGTCTCCATGGAGACCCTGATCTCGGTCGGCGTGTCCGCGGCCACGGTCTGGTCGCTCTACACGGTCTTCTTCGGACACCACGCCACCGAGGCCACCGGCATCTGGCAGGCCCTCGTCGGCAGCGACGCGATCTACTTCGAGGTCGCCGCCGGCGTCACGGTGTTCGTGCTGGCGGGCCGTTACTTCGAGGCCCGCGCCAAGTCCAAGGCAGGCAGTGCGTTGCGCGCGCTCGCGGCCCTCAGCGCGAAGAACGTCACGGTCCTGCTCGCCGACGGCACCGAAATGGTGATCCCGGCCGAGGAGCTCGCCGAGCAACAGAAGTTCGTGGTGCGCCCCGGTCAGACCATCGCGGCCGACGGACTCGTGGTCGAGGGCTCGGCCGCCGTCGACACCAGCGTGATGACGGGCGAGGCCAAGCCGGTGCGCGCGACGCCCGGCAGCAGCGTCATCGGCGGCACGATCGTGCTCGACGGACGCCTGATCGTCGAGGCCGCCGCGGTCGGCGCCGACACCCAGTTCGCCGGCATGGTGCGACTGGTCGAGGAAGCGCAGGCGCAGAAGGCCGAGTCGCAGCGCCTCGCCGACCGCATCGCCTCGGTGTTCGTGCCGTGCGTCTTCGCCATCGCCGCGCTGACCGCGCTGGGCTGGGCGCTGGCCGGGGCCGGCCCCGACAAGGTTTACGCGTCCGCGCTGGCGGTTCTGGTCATCGCGTGCCCGTGCGCGCTGGGCCTGGCCACGCCGACGGCGATGATGGTGGCGTCCGGACGCGGCGCCCAGCTCGGCATCTTTCTCAAAGGGCACCGCTCGCTCGAGGCGATCCGGGCCGTCGACACCGTCGTCTTCGACAAGACGGGCACCCTGACCACCGGGCACCTGGCCGTCACCGCGGTCACGGCTGCCGACGGCTGGGAGTCCGACGACGTGCTGGCCCTCGCCGCGGCGGTGGAGTCGGCGTCCGAACACGCGGTCGCGGTGGCCATCACCACGTCGGCGCCCGAGCATGCGGAAGTCGTTGATTTCCAGGCTGTTCCCGGTCGCGGCGTCGTCGGCACCGTGGGGGAGCGCGAGGTGCGCATCGGCAAGCCGGCCTGGGCGGCCGGCCGGGCCGCGGTGCCCGCGGCCCTCGCGGAAGCCCGGCGCGGCGCGGAATCCCGCGGCGAGACAGTGGTTTTCGTGGCCGTCGACGACGAGCTGTGCGGTGCCATCGCGGTCGCTGACGCGGTGCGCGAATCGGCGGCGGGTGCCATCGCGGCACTGCACGAACGTGGGCTGAAGACCATCCTGCTGACCGGCGACAACCCGGCGGCCGCCGCCGCGGTGGGTGCCGCGGTGGGGATCGACGACGTCATCGCCGATGTGCTGCCGGACGGCAAGGTCGACGTCATCCAGCAGCTGCGCGACCGCGGCCGCATGGTCGCGATGGTCGGTGACGGTATCAACGACGGCCCGGCGCTGGCCTGCTCGGATCTGGGCCTGGCCATCGGCCGCGGCACGGACGTCGCGATCGGCGCCGCCGACATCATCCTCGTCCGCGACAGCCTGGATTCGGTGCCGCAGGCCCTGGACCTGGCCAAGGCGACCATGCGCACCATCCAGTTGAACCTGGTGTGGGCCTTCGGCTACAACATCGCCGCCATCCCGGTGGCCGCCGCCGGGCTGCTGAACCCGCTGATCGCCGGCGCGGCGATGGCCTTCTCGTCGTTCTTCGTGGTGTCGAACAGCCTGCGCCTGCGCAACTTCAAGTGA